The following proteins are encoded in a genomic region of Acidobacteriota bacterium:
- a CDS encoding Re/Si-specific NAD(P)(+) transhydrogenase subunit alpha — translation MIVGVPKETFPGERRVALAPGALPALAKASLDVLVEGSAGAAAGFPDAAYTEKGARIADSHAQLFAEAEVVLQVRSPGAAGEAGRADAELLRAGQAVIGFSEPLGEPAAARAVAERGVSAFSMELIPRITRAQSMDALSSMATIAGYKAVLLAADALPRMFPMMMTAAGTITPARVFVVGAGVAGLQAIASARRLGARVEAYDVRPAVKEQVESLGANFVELPLETSESEDAGGYAKAQDESFYRRQRETMTRVVANSDVVVTTALVPGKTAPILVTEEMVAGMAPGSVVVDLAAERGGNCELTKGDETVTSANGVTILGPTNLASTVPYHASQMYAKNISTLLLHLVKDGALALDLDDEITAGTLVSHEGRVVHPRVRELLGADGQAT, via the coding sequence ATGATCGTCGGCGTCCCGAAAGAGACGTTCCCGGGCGAGCGCCGCGTGGCGCTGGCGCCCGGGGCCCTGCCGGCCTTGGCCAAGGCGTCGCTCGACGTCCTGGTCGAGGGATCGGCGGGCGCGGCGGCCGGGTTCCCCGACGCGGCGTATACCGAGAAGGGCGCCCGGATCGCCGATTCGCACGCGCAGCTCTTCGCCGAGGCGGAGGTTGTCCTGCAGGTGCGGAGTCCCGGCGCGGCCGGAGAAGCGGGCCGCGCGGACGCGGAATTGTTGCGGGCGGGACAGGCCGTCATCGGCTTCTCCGAGCCCCTCGGTGAGCCTGCCGCGGCCCGGGCCGTGGCCGAGCGCGGGGTCAGCGCGTTCTCCATGGAGCTCATCCCGCGCATCACGCGCGCCCAGAGCATGGACGCGCTGTCGTCGATGGCGACCATCGCCGGCTACAAGGCGGTGCTGCTCGCGGCCGACGCCCTGCCGCGGATGTTCCCGATGATGATGACCGCGGCGGGCACGATCACGCCGGCGCGGGTCTTCGTGGTCGGGGCCGGGGTGGCCGGCCTGCAGGCGATCGCCTCGGCGCGCCGTCTCGGCGCGCGGGTGGAGGCCTACGACGTGCGCCCGGCGGTGAAGGAACAGGTCGAGAGCCTCGGCGCCAACTTCGTCGAGCTGCCGCTCGAGACCAGCGAATCGGAGGATGCCGGCGGCTACGCGAAGGCGCAGGACGAGTCGTTCTACCGCCGGCAGCGCGAGACCATGACCCGCGTCGTGGCCAACAGCGACGTGGTCGTCACGACCGCGCTCGTACCGGGGAAGACCGCACCGATCCTGGTGACGGAAGAGATGGTGGCCGGGATGGCGCCGGGGTCGGTGGTGGTCGATCTGGCCGCGGAGCGGGGCGGCAACTGCGAGCTCACGAAGGGCGACGAGACCGTGACGTCGGCGAACGGCGTCACCATCCTCGGCCCGACGAACCTCGCGTCGACGGTGCCGTACCACGCCTCGCAGATGTACGCGAAGAACATCTCGACGCTGCTGCTGCACCTGGTGAAGGACGGCGCGCTGGCCCTCGACCTCGACGACGAGATCACGGCCGGCACGCTGGTTTCGCACGAGGGCCGGGTGGTGCACCCGCGCGTGCGGGAGCTGCTCGGGGCCGACGGGCAGGCGACATGA
- a CDS encoding PadR family transcriptional regulator, producing MDPKSAGVLPGTLDLLILKAISLERLHGYGVLLRIRQISGEALDVPQGSLYPALNRLEHQGLIESEWGESENRRRAKYYRLTRAGRQRFKEDAAGWERLAAAMQAALSATPDEA from the coding sequence ATGGACCCCAAGTCCGCCGGCGTGCTCCCCGGTACCCTCGACCTGCTGATCCTCAAGGCCATCTCGCTGGAACGGCTGCACGGCTACGGCGTGCTGCTCCGGATCCGCCAGATCTCGGGCGAGGCCCTCGACGTGCCGCAGGGCTCCCTCTACCCGGCGCTCAACCGGCTGGAGCACCAGGGCCTGATCGAGTCGGAATGGGGCGAGAGCGAGAACCGTCGCCGCGCCAAGTACTACCGGCTGACCCGCGCCGGGCGGCAACGCTTCAAGGAAGATGCGGCAGGCTGGGAACGGCTGGCCGCCGCCATGCAGGCGGCTCTCAGCGCGACCCCGGACGAGGCGTGA
- a CDS encoding PQQ-binding-like beta-propeller repeat protein translates to MLPRKRRLWPAPAGARYAFVLRQHGGSRMRHVRFRYAWIAALAACLVGAHAGVTAQEEGTRNGEWPSYGGDLAHTRYSPLDEIDGDNFNDLEVAWTLNTDNFGTGPEFRLQATPLMVDGMLYATVGTRRAAVALDAATGELLWFHRYDEGERGEAAPRRLSGRGLTWLDDGGDGKIFYVTPGYHLIGLNAKTGRLLDDFGSDGIVDLKRNLDQDIDLVTGEIGLHAAPVAVNGTIVIGAAHLPGGAPRSMTNVKGFIRGYDVNTGERKWIFHTIPLGDEFGNDTWEGDSWRYTGNAGVWAQMTIDPELNMVYLPVEMPTNDYYGGHRLGDNLFSDSLVALDLETGERRWHFQITHHDVWDWDLPAGPVLADITVDGRDIKAVVLPTKQSWLFVFDRETGEPVWPILEQPVAASDIPGEVLAPTQPHPTKPPAFDQQGIGPDDLVDFTPELKERALEVLSRFRYGRSIYTPPSVGTADGTYGTLQVPASTGGVNWPGGSFDPETGIFYQYSKTEVTNLGLINDPERSDMNFIRGRPEGVSARQDALNVEGISIIKPPWGRISAIDLNEGEILWQVAHGETADNIRNHRLLQGVDIPRTGRPGRVGTLVTKTLVIAGDGGNFTNEDGVNGAMLRAYDKMTGEELGAVQMPTQQTGSPMTYTMDGKQYIVVATSGGGHGGALTAYRLP, encoded by the coding sequence TGCGACACGTCCGTTTCCGATACGCCTGGATTGCGGCTCTGGCCGCCTGCCTCGTTGGGGCGCATGCCGGCGTCACGGCACAGGAAGAGGGGACCCGGAACGGGGAGTGGCCGAGCTACGGCGGCGACCTGGCCCATACCCGGTACTCGCCCCTCGACGAGATCGACGGCGACAACTTCAACGACCTGGAAGTCGCCTGGACGCTGAACACCGACAATTTCGGAACGGGTCCGGAGTTCCGCCTGCAGGCGACGCCGCTCATGGTCGACGGCATGCTGTACGCCACGGTCGGCACGCGGCGGGCGGCGGTCGCCCTCGACGCGGCCACCGGCGAGCTGCTCTGGTTCCACCGCTACGACGAAGGCGAGCGGGGCGAGGCCGCGCCGCGCCGGCTGTCGGGCCGCGGGTTGACCTGGCTGGACGACGGAGGCGACGGGAAGATCTTCTACGTCACCCCCGGCTACCACCTGATCGGCCTGAACGCGAAGACCGGCCGGCTGCTGGACGACTTCGGCAGCGACGGCATCGTCGACCTGAAGCGGAACCTGGACCAGGATATCGACCTGGTCACCGGCGAGATCGGCCTGCACGCGGCGCCGGTCGCGGTCAACGGCACCATCGTCATCGGCGCCGCGCACCTCCCTGGGGGCGCCCCCCGCTCGATGACCAACGTCAAGGGCTTCATCCGCGGCTATGACGTGAACACCGGCGAGCGCAAGTGGATCTTCCACACCATCCCGCTCGGCGACGAGTTCGGAAACGACACCTGGGAAGGCGATTCGTGGCGCTACACCGGCAACGCCGGCGTGTGGGCCCAGATGACGATCGACCCCGAGCTGAACATGGTCTACCTGCCGGTGGAGATGCCGACCAACGACTACTACGGCGGGCACCGGCTGGGCGACAACCTCTTCTCGGACAGCCTGGTCGCCCTCGACCTCGAGACCGGCGAGCGGCGCTGGCACTTCCAGATCACGCACCACGACGTCTGGGACTGGGACCTGCCGGCCGGCCCCGTGCTGGCGGACATCACGGTCGACGGGCGCGACATCAAGGCGGTGGTGCTGCCGACCAAGCAGTCGTGGCTCTTCGTCTTCGACCGCGAGACCGGCGAGCCGGTCTGGCCCATCCTCGAGCAGCCGGTCGCGGCCTCGGACATCCCCGGCGAGGTCCTGGCGCCGACCCAGCCGCATCCGACGAAGCCGCCGGCCTTCGACCAGCAGGGCATCGGACCCGACGACCTGGTCGACTTCACGCCGGAGCTCAAGGAGCGCGCGCTGGAGGTCCTCAGCCGCTTCCGCTACGGGCGCTCCATCTACACGCCCCCCTCGGTCGGGACGGCGGACGGGACCTACGGCACGCTGCAGGTGCCGGCGTCGACCGGCGGCGTCAACTGGCCGGGCGGCTCGTTCGACCCCGAGACCGGCATCTTCTACCAGTACTCGAAGACCGAGGTGACGAACCTCGGGCTGATCAACGACCCCGAGCGGTCGGACATGAACTTCATCCGCGGCCGGCCCGAGGGGGTCAGTGCGCGGCAGGATGCGCTGAACGTCGAGGGCATTTCGATCATCAAGCCGCCCTGGGGCCGCATCTCCGCCATCGACCTGAACGAGGGCGAGATCCTGTGGCAGGTGGCCCACGGCGAGACCGCCGACAACATCCGCAACCACCGGCTGCTGCAGGGGGTCGACATCCCGCGGACGGGCCGGCCGGGACGGGTCGGGACGCTCGTCACGAAGACGCTGGTGATCGCGGGCGACGGCGGCAACTTCACGAACGAGGACGGCGTAAACGGCGCCATGCTCCGGGCCTACGACAAGATGACCGGCGAGGAGCTCGGCGCGGTGCAGATGCCGACGCAGCAGACCGGGTCGCCGATGACCTACACGATGGACGGGAAGCAGTACATCGTCGTGGCGACGAGCGGCGGCGGCCACGGCGGGGCGCTGACCGCGTACCGGCTGCCATGA
- a CDS encoding NAD(P) transhydrogenase subunit alpha translates to MDALIPLLTIFMLAVFVGFEIITKVPPLLHTPLMSGSNAISGITIIGAMLSVASSNETTTILGFLALVIATINVVGGFLVTHRMLGMFRKKD, encoded by the coding sequence ATGGACGCGCTCATTCCGCTGCTGACCATCTTCATGCTGGCGGTCTTCGTCGGCTTCGAGATCATCACCAAGGTGCCGCCGCTGCTGCACACCCCGCTGATGTCGGGGAGCAACGCCATCTCGGGCATCACCATCATCGGCGCGATGCTCTCGGTCGCCTCGTCCAACGAGACGACGACGATCCTCGGCTTCCTCGCGCTCGTGATCGCGACGATCAATGTGGTCGGCGGATTCCTGGTAACCCACCGCATGCTGGGGATGTTCCGGAAGAAGGACTAG
- a CDS encoding NAD(P)(+) transhydrogenase (Re/Si-specific) subunit beta, giving the protein MVDSVINLTYLAASVLFILGIRGLTHPRTAVRGNLLGATGMLLAVVATLLDQEILGTGSEAYGLILGGVVLGAAIGATLALRIEMTAMPEMVALLNAFGGGASALVAGAVLVGTTDPLAQTTVATVASGLIGSVTFWGSLVAFDKLRGLLLPDRPVLFPGQQALNALLGLAALGCGVMVVAGAGLGDLGPIGYYAALVAIASVLGILLTIPIGGADMPVAIALLNSYSGLAAASTGFVLSNNILIITGSLVGASGLILTRIMCKAMNRSLINVLVGAIAESSGSKSDADAIYAGRVKSTSAEEVAMLFDGARRAVIVPGYGLAVSQAQHQVRDLANLLESRGVEVEYAIHPVAGRMPGHMNVLLAEADVDYDKLKEMDAVNPSFEQTDVSLVIGANDIVNPDARTDPGSPIAGMPILNVDQSRTVVVIKRSLSPGFAGIPNPLFAADNTLMFFGDGKQAVLDLIAAVKEAD; this is encoded by the coding sequence ATTGTGGACAGCGTCATCAATCTCACCTACCTGGCGGCCTCGGTACTGTTCATCCTCGGCATCCGCGGCCTGACCCATCCGCGCACCGCGGTGCGGGGCAACCTGCTGGGCGCCACCGGGATGCTGCTGGCGGTGGTGGCGACGCTGCTCGACCAGGAGATCCTCGGCACCGGCAGCGAGGCCTATGGCCTGATCCTCGGCGGGGTCGTGCTCGGAGCGGCGATCGGGGCCACGCTGGCGCTGCGCATCGAGATGACCGCGATGCCGGAGATGGTGGCGCTGCTGAACGCCTTCGGCGGCGGCGCCTCGGCGCTGGTGGCCGGCGCGGTGCTCGTGGGCACGACCGATCCGCTTGCCCAGACCACGGTGGCCACCGTCGCCTCCGGGCTCATCGGCTCGGTCACCTTCTGGGGCAGCCTCGTGGCGTTCGACAAGCTGCGCGGGCTGCTGCTGCCCGACCGGCCGGTGCTCTTCCCCGGCCAGCAGGCGCTGAACGCGCTCCTCGGCCTCGCGGCCCTTGGCTGCGGCGTGATGGTGGTGGCGGGGGCCGGTCTGGGGGACCTCGGTCCCATCGGCTACTACGCCGCCCTGGTCGCCATCGCCTCCGTCCTCGGCATCCTGCTGACGATTCCCATCGGCGGCGCCGACATGCCGGTCGCCATCGCCCTGCTCAACTCCTACTCGGGGCTGGCCGCCGCCTCGACCGGGTTCGTGCTCAGCAACAACATCCTGATCATCACCGGGTCGCTGGTCGGCGCTTCCGGCCTCATCCTGACGCGGATCATGTGCAAGGCGATGAACCGGTCCCTGATCAACGTGCTGGTCGGGGCGATAGCCGAGAGCAGCGGATCGAAGTCGGACGCCGACGCCATCTACGCCGGTCGGGTCAAGAGCACCTCCGCCGAAGAGGTGGCGATGCTCTTCGACGGCGCGCGCCGGGCGGTCATCGTGCCGGGCTACGGCCTCGCGGTGTCGCAGGCGCAGCACCAGGTGCGCGACCTGGCGAACCTGCTCGAATCGCGCGGCGTCGAGGTGGAGTACGCCATCCACCCGGTCGCCGGCCGCATGCCGGGCCACATGAACGTCCTGCTGGCCGAGGCGGACGTCGACTACGACAAGCTCAAGGAGATGGACGCCGTCAACCCCTCGTTCGAGCAGACCGACGTCAGCCTCGTCATCGGCGCCAACGACATCGTCAACCCCGACGCCCGCACCGACCCGGGAAGCCCCATCGCGGGCATGCCGATCCTCAACGTCGACCAGTCGCGCACCGTGGTCGTCATCAAGCGCAGCCTCTCCCCCGGGTTCGCCGGCATCCCCAACCCGCTCTTCGCCGCCGACAACACGCTGATGTTCTTCGGCGACGGCAAGCAGGCGGTGCTGGACCTGATCGCGGCGGTGAAGGAAGCGGACTGA